CTTTAATATCAAATGAGATTTCTTTGCCTTTTGTTTTAATTTTCACTTTCCCTTCGCCAAATCCCGTAAGAATTCCTTTAAAATCCTTAACTTTATCTATTGACCTATAAAGATGTATATCAACTTCATTGCCGATATTTTTATTAAAGTCTCTTTCCGTTTTAAGCGGCCTGTCCAATCCCGGCGAAGAGACACACAGACAATATGATTCTTCAATAGGATCTAATTCGTCTAAAACAGCTTCGACCTTAAGAGAAATCTTCTCGCAATCATCTAAAGTTACTCCGTTTTCACTATCTATATAGATAATTAACTGCCTTTCCTTGCCTTCAAGAAGGTATTCACAATCCACATATTCTAAATTACTTAACTCAACTATAGGCTTTGCTATACCCTCTACTATTTTTTCAATTTTTTTGCTCAATCAAATTTCTCCATTTAATAGTCAAATTATAAGGAGTGGGTTTCCCCACTCCTTGCTACTTGTAGATATGCAAATAAATATTACCATACAGTTATTATTATTTCAAGCTTTTTTTGATTTTAAGCCATTTTTCAGCGTTTTTAAAGCAATATGCATATAAGCCCGCCGCTTCCCTCATTTGTTATCTTCTGCAAGGTATCCTGTATCTTTATCTGTGCATCTTCAGGCATATTGTTTAGTTTGCTGGAAAGCCCATCTGTAAACAGCTCGTTTAGGGTTTTACCAAATATATTAGTGCTCCAGAGTTTATCCGGATCGTCTTTAAATTCGCTTTCTAAGTACTGGATCATGTCCTCGCTTTGTTCTTCTGAACCAATAATCGGTGATATCTCTGTCTTCACATCCACACGTATGAAATGGAATGCTGGCGCAGACGCCTTAAGACGGACTCCATACCGCCCGCCCTGCTTTATGATTTCCGGTTCATCAAGTGTCAGCTCATCTAGAGAAGGGGTAACGATTCCATAACCACACTGGCGGACATCTGAAAGCGCCTGCTCCATCTTATCATATTCTTTTTTGGCAGCAGTGAGCCCTTTTATCATGGAAACCAGGTGATAATCATCTTTTATTTCATATCCACACTCATCCCCTAGAACCTTGTAGAATAGAGCATTATCAAAATCAAGATCGATATTTATCCTGCCTTCGCCTAAGAATACCTCTCCCATGGTATTATCTGTTACATATTCGGCATTATCGAATGCAGACATGACCTTTTTGTAATCGCGTACCCGTTTCAAATCTCCAAATACCTTTTTAATGTTGGAAATCATATCTTTTATAAGCCAATGTTCATCGGATAGCGCCTGCGCCCATCCCGGAAAGTTTATGTTTACTTGTTTTATTGGGAACTCAAACAGAATTCCCCTTAATATATCCTTTATGCTCTGTTCGTCTATATCAAGAACGCTTAAAAGCATTACCGTGACACCGTATTTTTCGCTTAATGCATCTCTTAGTTTCTGCGCATCGTTGCTTTCGGGATTTGCAGAATTTAAAACTATCATAAAAGGCTTATTTAACGCTTTTAACTCGTTTACCACTCTTTCCTCTGCATTGACGTAGCTTGAACGCGGTATTTCTGTTATAGTCCCGTCTGTCGTCATGACTATGCCTATAGTCGAATGGTCGCTTATTACTTTTCTCGTGCCTTTTTCCGCTGCATCCTCGAACGGTATATCATAGTCATACCATGGCGTCCTTACCATCCTCGGCCCTTCCTCTTCCATGTGGCCTCTTGCACCGTCTACCATATATCCGACACAGTCTATCATTCTGACTCTCATCTTAGCGTCTTCGCCTACATCTATGTTTACCGCCTCATTCGGCACAAATTTTGGCTGGGTAGTCATTATCATAGTGCCGGCGCCACTCTGCGGCATCTCGTCTATTACACGCTCTTTTTCATTTATATCGCTTACATTCGGCAGTACGAAATAGTCCATAAACTTTTTTATAAATGTAGATTTTCCCGTCCTGACCGGCCCTACTATTCCAATAAGAATATCTCCATGAGTTCTCTTGGCTATATCCTTGTAGATATTGTACGCCTCCATATACTAACCTCCAGACATTTTTTAATATAAAACCACTTGTCAGTTAAAATATATGAATAACCTTATTAGTTAATACCTCGCTTATCCAAAATTTAAATAATAAAGTAATAAAATTTCTGTTGGCAAATGTTTTGGCAACTTCTATTTTCCACTTGACAATAGCTGTCCCCATCGTTTACAATACCGTTGTGAACAAAGCTTATTATAGTAAGATTTTGTTCTATTATTTTGATAAGGTAACAACTTAATGTTTTCATGGAAGGGTTCCCGAGTGGCCAAAGGGAGCAGACTGTAAATCTGCCGTCGACGACTTCGGTGGTTCGAATCCACCCCCTTCCACCACATAAAAGTCGCTTTGCGGCTTTTTTAAAACGCGGATATGGCGGAACTGGCAGACGCGCTAGATTCAGGTTCTAGTGGGGTCAAACCCGTGCAGGTTCAAGTCCTGTTATCCGCACCAAACGCAACATAATCCGAACCGCTCACCAGTCTTTTCGATTGACGAAGGGTTCGGATTTGTGTTATATAACCGTAAAATGCGAATAATCGCAGATTCTATATAACGTAACTTCAAGACTACATATAAGCAAAATGTAGTCTTTTATTCATCCCTATATGTCATATATATAAATATTATTGTCTTATATAATTGACATTACGTCTTTATTATGTTACTATGCTTCCAGGGGGTGGTAGGAATGGGCAAAAACCTGCGGATAAAATCCGCACGAGCCGCCAAAGACATATCACAAAAAGACCTTGCGGAAGCCGTCGGAGTGGCACGTCAAACAATGAATGCCATTGAAAAAGGCGATTACAATCCCTCAATAAAACTTTGTATTGCTATCTGCAAAGCACTTGGGAAAACGCTTGACCAACTTTTTTGGGAGGATGCTGATAATGAAAAATAATAAAAACGGTCTGGACGAAATGCAAAGGGAACGACGTAATAGTATAGGGAACCAAATGTTTATGTTAATGTTCTATGCCTTATTATTTGATTGCGGCCTTTACGGAGCAGGAATCAGGTGGCTTAACTACCCTGCTAATGTCATGGTCATCATTATGGCTGGTATGAGCATTTATCTTGTTAGATTAATTGCTTTTAACGCATATCTTCCTCCAAAAGCTCAAAACCGTAAAACCGTAATAACCTTAATTCTTTCGATTATTTTTGCAATAGTACTTGCAATGGCCGCAATTAACTTATTTGGACAATCTCCTTCACAAGTTGCGGAAAACCCCAACGACAATTCTGCGATGATACTTTTTGTAGTATCCGCTGTCGGGTTGCTTGCTACGTTAGTTGTAGCGGTAATAAAGAAAGTGAATAAGAAAGATGATAAAGAAGATTGAAATACATCCATGCTGACAGCGAAGGTATAACACACTACACTTTGTTACGTAAAGTCGTGTGCCAAAAGGGGATTTATCCCCCTTTGGAAACCCCAATTTTAAGAAAGCAGTAAGCCTGCTTTCTCAAAATGAAAGAGGACGAAAAGCGGATATTGAGGGTTCGGATTTATGTGCGAGCAGTTTACCAACGAATGTTCGTAAGGACAAAAACAGGCTGACGATGTGTCGGCCTGTTTTTGTTTGGGTCTCTTTCTTATTCAGTAATAAATATGTTATAATCTCTTTGATATCGACTGTAAATAAACTGTACTCAACGAGGTAATCATATGAGATACGAATATACAAACGGGTTCGACCCGGTCTTTATTCAATTATGCCATGAATTGGATGCATTCCTGAATGATTTGGTTGGCGGGGAGGAAAAACGATTACAGTATATTCCACATAATCGCTTAGAGGAAATTCATAATGCTATTGTGGCATACTATGAAGATACGCCTGTCGCTTGTGCAAGTTTTAAGCATTATGATAACGAAACAGCGGAGGTTAAACGCGTATTCATTAAACAAGAATACCGCGGAAAGGGTATTTCAAAAAAGATGATGGAATTGCTGGAACAAAGCGCGAAGGCGCAGGGCTATAAAAAATTTGTGTTGGAATGTGGCGAGCCATTAGTTGCGGCAATGAGATTATACAAAACTATCGGCTATTGCATAATCCCTAATTACGGACCATACAGATGTATGTCGGATTCTATCTGTATGGGAAAAATACTGTAATATTCATTTGCTTGATGCCAAAAACCCTTTATTTCATAAGGCTTCCCGAGCTTGTCCTTATGAACACTCGTACCACTCTAAAAAACACCTCGGGTGTTCGTAAGGACAAAAACAGGCCGACAATCTATGTCGGCCTGTTTTTGTTTACACGTATATTATTCTGCTTTTCGCTCTGTTATAATTGAAGCAAACATAGATAAACAGGAATTTATTGAGCAGATAGCCATAATAGAAGGCACAAAATTATCGGAGGCTTATAAATAAACAAAATGATTAAGATTAGGAATGAAGAAGAAACAGATTACGAGAGAGTAGAAGAAATCACAAGGAAGGCTTTTTGGAATTTATATATTCCGGGGTGCAACGAACACTATTTAGTTCATGTTATGCGATCCCACAAAGATTTTCTACCGGAGTTGGATCTGGTGATCGAGGTTGATAATGAGATCATCGGGAATATCATGTATACGAAAACAAAACTAATTGATGAGTCTGGGGAAGAAAAAGACATTCTTACTTTCGGTCCGGTTTGCATTTTGCCGGAATATCAGAGAAAAGGGTACGGGAAACAATTAATGGAGTTTTCCTTTGAACGGGCGGCTGCACTTGGTTATGATGTGATTGTAATATTTGGAAACCCGAATAATTACGTAAGCCGAGGCTTTAAAAGTTGCAAAAAGTACAATGTTTGTCTTGAAAATGGGACATATCCTGCGGCAATGATGGTAAAAGAACTCAAGCCGGATGTCTTGGACGGGA
The sequence above is drawn from the Eubacteriales bacterium genome and encodes:
- a CDS encoding GNAT family N-acetyltransferase, encoding MRYEYTNGFDPVFIQLCHELDAFLNDLVGGEEKRLQYIPHNRLEEIHNAIVAYYEDTPVACASFKHYDNETAEVKRVFIKQEYRGKGISKKMMELLEQSAKAQGYKKFVLECGEPLVAAMRLYKTIGYCIIPNYGPYRCMSDSICMGKIL
- a CDS encoding N-acetyltransferase — protein: MIKIRNEEETDYERVEEITRKAFWNLYIPGCNEHYLVHVMRSHKDFLPELDLVIEVDNEIIGNIMYTKTKLIDESGEEKDILTFGPVCILPEYQRKGYGKQLMEFSFERAAALGYDVIVIFGNPNNYVSRGFKSCKKYNVCLENGTYPAAMMVKELKPDVLDGRKWVYYQSPVFEIDEQEAERYDEGLERLEKRHQPSQEEFYIHIHSIVQ
- a CDS encoding helix-turn-helix transcriptional regulator codes for the protein MGKNLRIKSARAAKDISQKDLAEAVGVARQTMNAIEKGDYNPSIKLCIAICKALGKTLDQLFWEDADNEK
- the spoIVA gene encoding stage IV sporulation protein A, translated to MEAYNIYKDIAKRTHGDILIGIVGPVRTGKSTFIKKFMDYFVLPNVSDINEKERVIDEMPQSGAGTMIMTTQPKFVPNEAVNIDVGEDAKMRVRMIDCVGYMVDGARGHMEEEGPRMVRTPWYDYDIPFEDAAEKGTRKVISDHSTIGIVMTTDGTITEIPRSSYVNAEERVVNELKALNKPFMIVLNSANPESNDAQKLRDALSEKYGVTVMLLSVLDIDEQSIKDILRGILFEFPIKQVNINFPGWAQALSDEHWLIKDMISNIKKVFGDLKRVRDYKKVMSAFDNAEYVTDNTMGEVFLGEGRINIDLDFDNALFYKVLGDECGYEIKDDYHLVSMIKGLTAAKKEYDKMEQALSDVRQCGYGIVTPSLDELTLDEPEIIKQGGRYGVRLKASAPAFHFIRVDVKTEISPIIGSEEQSEDMIQYLESEFKDDPDKLWSTNIFGKTLNELFTDGLSSKLNNMPEDAQIKIQDTLQKITNEGSGGLICILL
- the rimP gene encoding ribosome maturation factor RimP, encoding MSKKIEKIVEGIAKPIVELSNLEYVDCEYLLEGKERQLIIYIDSENGVTLDDCEKISLKVEAVLDELDPIEESYCLCVSSPGLDRPLKTERDFNKNIGNEVDIHLYRSIDKVKDFKGILTGFGEGKVKIKTKGKEISFDIKDVAAIKLHIDF